In Candidatus Paceibacterota bacterium, the following are encoded in one genomic region:
- a CDS encoding CRISPR-associated protein Csx3 codes for MKSQEQPQLQNLQEQQQEGAVERILTGREGLDLLKESTSKVEGIRLVDFLQTPDGKEMLKAKKIVLAGPQRSGKSCFRQGVKSSIASTPGAPYPYILTACPDGEGSWFQEAMNADPEMAAKLKAEYKSKFTPEFAKRIEDSVKKINLPLNFIDIGGVISPENEKICSGANAAVILSGQTSVENGLPGQWKEFFTTLGIPVIAEVYSDYKGTEDLVEGVGEDGVFRGSVHHLERGESLGTRETIQAFSRFVINLGKESSGEPSPTE; via the coding sequence ATGAAATCTCAAGAGCAACCTCAACTACAAAATTTACAGGAACAACAGCAAGAGGGTGCTGTCGAGAGAATCCTTACAGGAAGAGAAGGACTTGATTTGCTTAAAGAATCAACATCAAAAGTTGAAGGTATTCGCTTGGTCGATTTTTTGCAAACACCAGATGGAAAAGAGATGTTGAAAGCAAAAAAGATAGTACTGGCAGGACCACAGCGTTCAGGAAAATCATGCTTTCGTCAGGGTGTTAAGAGCTCAATCGCAAGTACCCCAGGTGCTCCTTACCCATACATATTAACAGCTTGTCCAGACGGAGAAGGTTCTTGGTTTCAAGAAGCTATGAATGCTGATCCTGAAATGGCTGCAAAACTCAAGGCGGAATATAAGTCAAAATTTACTCCAGAGTTTGCAAAAAGAATTGAGGATTCGGTTAAAAAAATCAATTTACCTCTTAATTTTATTGATATCGGAGGAGTTATCTCTCCAGAGAATGAAAAGATATGCTCGGGGGCAAACGCTGCCGTCATTCTTTCTGGTCAAACATCTGTTGAAAACGGTTTGCCGGGGCAATGGAAAGAATTTTTTACCACACTGGGTATACCTGTAATTGCAGAGGTATATTCTGATTACAAAGGAACAGAAGATCTTGTTGAGGGTGTCGGAGAAGACGGTGTGTTTCGTGGCTCAGTCCATCATCTTGAAAGAGGCGAGTCTCTTGGAACCCGTGAGACAATTCAAGCATTCTCACGTTTTGTGATTAACTTAGGAAAAGAGTCTTCAGGTGAGCCTTCTCCTACTGAATAA